One window from the genome of Balaenoptera musculus isolate JJ_BM4_2016_0621 chromosome 3, mBalMus1.pri.v3, whole genome shotgun sequence encodes:
- the TNFAIP8 gene encoding tumor necrosis factor alpha-induced protein 8 isoform X4, with protein sequence MATDVFNSKNLAVQAQKKILGKMASKSIATTLIDDTSSEVLDELYRVTKEYTQNKKEAEKIIKNLIKTVIKLAILYRNNQFNQDELALMEKFKKKVHQLAMTVVSFHQVDFTFDRNVLSRLLNECREMLHQVIQRHLTAKSHGRVNNVFDHFSDCDFLAALYNPFGNFKPHLQKLCDGINKMLDEENI encoded by the coding sequence TGGCCACAGATGTCTTTAATTCCAAAAACCTGGCCGTTCAGGCACAAAAGAAGATCTTGGGTAAAATGGCGTCCAAATCCATCGCTACCACCTTAATCGATGACACAAGCAGCGAAGTGCTGGATGAGCTCTACAGGGTGACCAAGGAGTACACCCAGAacaagaaggaggcagagaagatCATCAAAAACCTCATCAAAACGGTCATCAAGCTGGCCATTCTTTACAGGAATAATCAGTTTAACCAAGATGAGCTAGCACTGATGGAGAAATTCAAGAAGAAAGTTCATCAACTTGCTATGACCGTGGTCAGTTTCCATCAGGTGGATTTCACCTTTGATCGGAATGTGTTATCCAGGCTGTTAAATGAGTGTAGAGAGATGCTCCACCAGGTCATCCAGCGTCACCTCACCGCCAAGTCACATGGACGGGTTAATAATGTCTTTGATCATTTTTCAGATTGTGATTTCTTGGCTGCCTTGTATAATCCCTTTGGAAATTTTAAACCCCACTTACAAAAACTGTGTGATGGCATCAACAAAATGTTAGACGAAGAGAACATATGA
- the TNFAIP8 gene encoding tumor necrosis factor alpha-induced protein 8 isoform X2, which yields MRKPPCLLFLHKVATDVFNSKNLAVQAQKKILGKMASKSIATTLIDDTSSEVLDELYRVTKEYTQNKKEAEKIIKNLIKTVIKLAILYRNNQFNQDELALMEKFKKKVHQLAMTVVSFHQVDFTFDRNVLSRLLNECREMLHQVIQRHLTAKSHGRVNNVFDHFSDCDFLAALYNPFGNFKPHLQKLCDGINKMLDEENI from the coding sequence TGGCCACAGATGTCTTTAATTCCAAAAACCTGGCCGTTCAGGCACAAAAGAAGATCTTGGGTAAAATGGCGTCCAAATCCATCGCTACCACCTTAATCGATGACACAAGCAGCGAAGTGCTGGATGAGCTCTACAGGGTGACCAAGGAGTACACCCAGAacaagaaggaggcagagaagatCATCAAAAACCTCATCAAAACGGTCATCAAGCTGGCCATTCTTTACAGGAATAATCAGTTTAACCAAGATGAGCTAGCACTGATGGAGAAATTCAAGAAGAAAGTTCATCAACTTGCTATGACCGTGGTCAGTTTCCATCAGGTGGATTTCACCTTTGATCGGAATGTGTTATCCAGGCTGTTAAATGAGTGTAGAGAGATGCTCCACCAGGTCATCCAGCGTCACCTCACCGCCAAGTCACATGGACGGGTTAATAATGTCTTTGATCATTTTTCAGATTGTGATTTCTTGGCTGCCTTGTATAATCCCTTTGGAAATTTTAAACCCCACTTACAAAAACTGTGTGATGGCATCAACAAAATGTTAGACGAAGAGAACATATGA
- the TNFAIP8 gene encoding tumor necrosis factor alpha-induced protein 8 isoform X5, with the protein MASKSIATTLIDDTSSEVLDELYRVTKEYTQNKKEAEKIIKNLIKTVIKLAILYRNNQFNQDELALMEKFKKKVHQLAMTVVSFHQVDFTFDRNVLSRLLNECREMLHQVIQRHLTAKSHGRVNNVFDHFSDCDFLAALYNPFGNFKPHLQKLCDGINKMLDEENI; encoded by the coding sequence ATGGCGTCCAAATCCATCGCTACCACCTTAATCGATGACACAAGCAGCGAAGTGCTGGATGAGCTCTACAGGGTGACCAAGGAGTACACCCAGAacaagaaggaggcagagaagatCATCAAAAACCTCATCAAAACGGTCATCAAGCTGGCCATTCTTTACAGGAATAATCAGTTTAACCAAGATGAGCTAGCACTGATGGAGAAATTCAAGAAGAAAGTTCATCAACTTGCTATGACCGTGGTCAGTTTCCATCAGGTGGATTTCACCTTTGATCGGAATGTGTTATCCAGGCTGTTAAATGAGTGTAGAGAGATGCTCCACCAGGTCATCCAGCGTCACCTCACCGCCAAGTCACATGGACGGGTTAATAATGTCTTTGATCATTTTTCAGATTGTGATTTCTTGGCTGCCTTGTATAATCCCTTTGGAAATTTTAAACCCCACTTACAAAAACTGTGTGATGGCATCAACAAAATGTTAGACGAAGAGAACATATGA
- the TNFAIP8 gene encoding tumor necrosis factor alpha-induced protein 8 isoform X3, which translates to MLKLVATDVFNSKNLAVQAQKKILGKMASKSIATTLIDDTSSEVLDELYRVTKEYTQNKKEAEKIIKNLIKTVIKLAILYRNNQFNQDELALMEKFKKKVHQLAMTVVSFHQVDFTFDRNVLSRLLNECREMLHQVIQRHLTAKSHGRVNNVFDHFSDCDFLAALYNPFGNFKPHLQKLCDGINKMLDEENI; encoded by the coding sequence TGGCCACAGATGTCTTTAATTCCAAAAACCTGGCCGTTCAGGCACAAAAGAAGATCTTGGGTAAAATGGCGTCCAAATCCATCGCTACCACCTTAATCGATGACACAAGCAGCGAAGTGCTGGATGAGCTCTACAGGGTGACCAAGGAGTACACCCAGAacaagaaggaggcagagaagatCATCAAAAACCTCATCAAAACGGTCATCAAGCTGGCCATTCTTTACAGGAATAATCAGTTTAACCAAGATGAGCTAGCACTGATGGAGAAATTCAAGAAGAAAGTTCATCAACTTGCTATGACCGTGGTCAGTTTCCATCAGGTGGATTTCACCTTTGATCGGAATGTGTTATCCAGGCTGTTAAATGAGTGTAGAGAGATGCTCCACCAGGTCATCCAGCGTCACCTCACCGCCAAGTCACATGGACGGGTTAATAATGTCTTTGATCATTTTTCAGATTGTGATTTCTTGGCTGCCTTGTATAATCCCTTTGGAAATTTTAAACCCCACTTACAAAAACTGTGTGATGGCATCAACAAAATGTTAGACGAAGAGAACATATGA